The following is a genomic window from Prevotella sp. E13-17.
GGAAGTGAAGTCAAAGAGCGACTCGCTGAACATGGTGCTGAGCAACAACCTGACTCGCTCGCTGTCTAAGGAGGAGCTGAAAGAGGTCGACGTACAAGTACTGAAGGGCGTTGTATATATCTCGCTGGCCGACAATATGTTATACAAGAGTGGCTCTTACGAGATCAACGATCGTGCTGCCGAGACACTGTCTAAGATTGCCAAAATCATCACCGACTACAAAGACTACGACGTGCTGATCGAGGGTAACACGGACAATGTGCCCATTGCGCGCGAAAACATCCGCAACAACTGGGACCTCTCTTGTCTGCGTGCATCGTCTGTAGTACAGGCCCTGCAAAACAAGTATGGTGTTGACCCCAAGCGCCTCACCGCAGGCGGTCGTGGCGAGTACAATCCTCTCCAGAGCAACGACACCGAGCTGGGCAAGCAGCGCAACCGTCGCACCCAGATCATCATCACGCCAAAGCTCGACGAGTTCATGGAGCTCATCGGCGAGGCCCCCGAGACGAAGTAAGCCCTGACGTTTTGATATAAAAGCCGAAAGCCGCCGGTACATGACCAGCGGCTTTCGGCTTTCTTAGATAGTACAGTGTTCCCAGATATAGTTGTTCATCAACACATCTATACATATACAGTACCGTCCTTACTGTTTTCATTCTTCTTTTTTATAACAGCAAGATGATATTCTTTAGCTATGTTTTTATTC
Proteins encoded in this region:
- a CDS encoding OmpA family protein — encoded protein: MKKNMMMVAAVAAILLSSCASKKELMSCRDENKSLSTNLQNTREDLAGKNARITSLEEQIKNQQKALDEQKAAYAKLQASLDKSLSNASQNNVSIDKLVDQINESNQYIRHLVEVKSKSDSLNMVLSNNLTRSLSKEELKEVDVQVLKGVVYISLADNMLYKSGSYEINDRAAETLSKIAKIITDYKDYDVLIEGNTDNVPIARENIRNNWDLSCLRASSVVQALQNKYGVDPKRLTAGGRGEYNPLQSNDTELGKQRNRRTQIIITPKLDEFMELIGEAPETK